From the genome of Maniola jurtina chromosome 26, ilManJurt1.1, whole genome shotgun sequence:
TTTCAAGCAAAGACATCGGTATCACttttaaaggaaaaaatggGAAAAGAGTGTTCGAAGTGCGCGTGTGAAAACAAGGAGACGGTGCTCTCCCAATACGGTGGTGCAAACGGCGCAGGAGTTGATACGTCAACTCACATATGAGTGAGGACCACCGGCTGGCACAGAGGGTCCACTAGCCGTGGACCCTCTGCCGAGCTCCTGCCTGTCGGGATCCCAGAGGTGTCCATGGACGCCATTATCGTTCAGTCCAGTGCCGTCGTCCTCAATTAGCCCAAAACTACAGTGTGGGAATTAGAATAAAGCTCACTAGATAACCCACAACCTGAGATTTTAAAAGtagaattaaaaaatcattaaaaaaaagtaattagtacctatcataaaatatctatttgaAGATACAGACAAAACGCATCAGATAACcctaaaataaagtattttttccgGAAAAGGCAATAAATAGCCGGATCGCACCCGACAGTGTCGCATTATACGAAAATGGAGAATCAAGTGCGTATAAACCAAACAGTGATAGACGAAAGTACAAATGGGGAAGCGAACACTTTGCAACCGGGACCCAAGGTTGAGGGAAAGGCCGGGACATATTGTCATCACCGAAGAGCTCCGTGGAAAAGTACGGGTGACGGAAAGCGACGCAAGCGAGTACTTAGAAGTAGATGACCTTCAATCTGGCGAGTCGGCATTCGTGTCCCAGATAGATCCCCCGCCCCAAACCAAGAGAAGGAGGAGAAGGAGGGGCAGAAAGAGATTGGACAACCACCGAAAGGGAATCGTATGCCTAAATATAAGAAAAAGACCTCGGGCCTTATTCTACTACCTTGTTTCCTAGTCACAAATTACTCGGTATCATCTCGGTATAGACTTGTAGTCTTTACAATATCttacttagtttatttatttatttagttatcaCCTACTTGTTATAATTACATTAAATGTCAAATGTCATATCAAAAATCAATATTCGCCGAAACTTCACTCTCATCCGCCATCACTGTTTGTGTTGTGGAAAAGATAAAAACCAATTTTACGAAGTGAACTCATGTCGTTTTTATCTACCAACGCACGGAAGGTTCCTCATACCACATATGCTCAAGGGAATCCGGAATAGcatgttaaaaaaatgttatttagaaaattaatgTTAAAGAAGTAATAGGAACATGGGATCCCATTGTTAAAGaagtttttgtattaatttatgtCTCACACTGGCCGTCTATTttgttctaattttattttaaatttggaATGTTACTCTAACATGTcctctaataaaaatatgttttctcaaagtataatatttattttaattaattttatcgatCCTAAAACGGACTCTAATACCCATGGTGACATTACACAAGGAAAAATGCATATAAAGGACTATTTGTACCAAAATTGACAGAGCATCATGTgcaatatgtaggttgcttatgTTGTATGCATTGAATTAGAACAAAAGGTGATGCAAAATTATGTAGgttgttagattaagaaatatctttaagacaatagcttataagatttgattattattaacagGTTCCCTGTCCAAGTTTTAGAGTGGAAGTCCCTCACACGTCCAGttgtgtttttgtaaaaaaacagTGTTTTAGGggtttaggtatatacctatttgtttcaaaatattatagacatatcagaaaagtatttttttcaagCATACCACATATGGTCTGTGGACTCTCTAGAACGAAATTGACTAAAAATTTTCTGATGAGTCCACAGACCATATGCGGTctgtgcatattgtcagtgtcAAATTAGAAGTGACAGTGACAAATCATCATTTGATATAATTATTTGATTATATTATGTGAAGTTAGCTACCTAAGTGACCAATGAGAGTATTGTTTATACTGTTTCCTGCCGGTTGttgaagaaaacaaaaaaaaaaacgaaagtttttgttattttgtgtttaCTGCTTTTGAATTTCGAGTTTTTGCGGGAAAATGAGTAAAAAACAAGGGTATACGGACGAAGAATTGAGAAGAATATTAGAAGAAAGTGACTACGAACAAAATGATCAGTCAAATTCATCGGATGAACAAGAAAATGAAGCCGAAGAGAATAGTGATGTACCTGATTTTGACAATGACGATAGTGTGGCAGATCCCGATTTTTTCCCTAGTGATTTATCATCAGAGTGTCTAGATATAAGTCAGCTTGCTAATTCACACATTCTCCATCCCAATCAAACACATTCTCCATCCCAATCAATGCCGACTGAACAACTTTTTGATAGCGATATTTTTGAAGGTACGGCGACATCGCATCCATCCACGTCTCGCAATTTTTTTGACGACAACTCTAATGACCCTTCTCATCAATTTCAAACCACCGTACCACCTAGTTCCGATTCTGACGACGACAGTGACACTGAAAGAAATACAGGCCCAAGAACTGGCATAAGACCAACTACAGAGCGTGGCATGAAAGAACATGATGAGCAAGAAGGATGGAGTTATGAGATTCACCCATTAGATCGGCAAATTTTTAGTAGCGCAGGAGACTTGATACATATTGAAAACATTCCAGAAACTGCAGATGTGTTTACAATATTTTCTATTCTAGTTGATGACAATGTTTTTGACTTGATGATAGAACAGACCAATATATACGCTGAACAACTTATCACTACTAATTCTGGTGGTCGTTTGCGTCGTTGGAAACCAGTAAACAGGGAagaaatgaaaaagtttttgGGTATTTACTTGCTGACTGGTATAATCAAATTCCCTACATTAGAATGCTACTGGAAAAAGGACCCTATTTTTTATCATCCGCTAATGCACAATATAAAAATGTCCTACAATCGTTTTACTGCAATATTGCGTTGCTGGCACTTTGTTGACAATACAGCTGAAAGAGATGTCAATGATCGTTTGTATAAAGTCAAACCAGTTATAGACATTGTGATGAGAAACTGTAGAAAACTTCTTTCGCCAAAAGACTGCATTGTTGTGGATGAGTCAATGGTTCCCTTCCAAGGCCGACTCCTTATTCGTCAGTATAATCCAAATAAAACTCACAAGTACGGACTCAAGATTTACAAGGCTACAACTGATGATGGATATGTTTGGAAATATAAAGTTTATACCGGCCAGGATCCTCAAATTGCGAATCTCGATAAACCTGGAAGCGTTGTTGTTGAGCTTTGCGAAGAGCTTTTAGACCAGGGGAGAATGATTATAGCAGATAATTGGTACACCAGTTTACCATTAGCTCAATACTTGCTACAACGCAAAACTGACCTTTGTGGGACTTTGAGAAAAAATCGCAAAAACCTACCTTTATTGGTGAAAAACAAGAAACTGAAGAGGGGAGAGCTAATTGCtgcacaaaaaaataatgtaacgATTCTAACGGGTGATTCATTTAGAGGTACTTTTTGTGGTGGGGATTTAATTGCAGATCGCGCATGCGTCGTGTCAACTGAAGTGGCATTCCTGTTCAGTAGTGTTTGACATTTCATAATCGAAAGACTTAGCTCGTCACAGCGTCTACAAATTGTTCAACTTTATTTACGAAAATGGGCGTTCTACGAGGAATGTGCATCGGGCGCTTAGAGCAACTTATGGTCCACATAATCAGCCTACCGAACGCACAATTCGCTCTATTATCAGTATGTTTGAGACCCAATTTTCATTATTGAATAATACTCGACCAAATAGACCACATCCAGCACGTAGTGAAGAAAATATAGGGACGGTAGCGGCGAGCGTACGCGAAGACCGAAAAGTGTCGATTCGTCGCCGTTCTCAAGAGCTTGGCCTGTCGGATTCAACAACGTTGTCGTATTCAACAGACTATTTGATACCTGAAATTGAAGCCCGTGGTCTCAACGAAATTTGGTTCCAATAAGATGGTGCCATTTGCCATACAGCCCGTTAAACCATGGCTTTACTGCAAGAACGATTCGGCGAACAGATCATTTGACGCTTTGGACCAGTTAATTGGCTGGCTAGATCATGTGACATCACACGTCTTGCCTTTTTCCTTTGGGGCTATGTAAAGTCCAAAGTCTACATGGATAAGCCAGCTACGATTTACGCATTGGAGACCAATATTACTCGAGTCATTGGCCAAATACTTCTCGAAATACTCACACAAGTCATTGAAAATTGGAACTTCAGAAGGGACCATGTTAACCGTAGTCACGGACAACATTTAAAAGAAATTATCTTTTAGAAATAATTGTAAAGAATGGTACTTTTGTATGATAATAaagattacaaaataaaattgaatttattcttttatttttttgatttaaaaaaatacctttaaATGAATCACCCATTAAAATGGAAGGACAAGAGGGATGTCCTTATGATATCTACTTGTCACGCAGACGAACAAACGATGTGTACAGGCCGAAACCAGCGTCTGAAGCCCAATATGATACTGGAATACAATGATCGAAAGAAAGGTATCGATCTTTCTGACGAGTTGGCAAGCTACTATTCGCCAATTCGCAAGACCCTGACTTGGTATAAAAAGGTTGCTGTTGATGTCTTATTTGGAGTAGGTGTCATAAATACGGTTTATTTGTTCAATAAATTGAACCAGCAGAATAAATGTACACTTTTACAGGCACAAATGAGTATCGTGAAAAATTTACTGGGTATAAACGTTGTCCAGCCACCGGCTATACCTACGCCATCCACATCACAGACGCAGCATTTCCTCAAAGAGCTGGATAGAAAAGATGGAAAAATAACTAGACGTAGGTGTGCCGGATGCTATAGTGATTTTCGTCAAAGAGGTGAAACAGCATCAGCTGCCACTAATAAAGCTAAAAGAGTTTCGCAAATATGCAACATTTGTACCAAACCGTATTGTCTACAGTGTTTCCAAAAAATACATGTGAATatgtaactttatttttttcaataattgttttctttttcaataaatattttcatattcaatattttgtttattttttctacCTATCCATTGTTAATTTAgctaaaagtaaatgaaaaacaatAACATTTAGTAAAGTTAGATTCCGTTTTCTTATatttaggttatttttttcAGATCCCGATATCCCGAAAATTTGACGTCCGTCCTCTATGTCCCAACCCTTTTTGGTTTCTATATGATATGTCCTGTCACGTCCACATCAAATAAACGCAGTTCTCTCCACGTCCACGGCTCTAAAAACCTTCAAAATTGTATCGACGCACAGACCACATATGGTCTGTGAACTTGTAGTGCTTTCCGTTTACAGACCACATATGGTCTGTGGACAGGGAACCTGTAGTTGGTAAAAGAGTCGATCATAAGCTTGCACCAAATAAAGACGTCTACTACAACACCGTCGTCCATCATTTAATACAACCAACAAGTTCAATATTTAACATGTCATCGTGTACTACTGCGAGTAGCGTCGGGGTCCTATTTCTGTGACGGGGGAAGGAATCAATGGGGACGGACATCGATGTAGACggatctcaaaaactaaactactaGATAGGAATATGAAACTCCCACATATCATATAGGTACACCAtattaaacaacaaatactgaaaacaatgaTTTATGAAATAGTTTGGAAGCCGCGACCAAAATAAACTATAGGtaattttttggattttcctttcacggtttattgcaatgttctagctcggaaaagaaatatttcataaaagcaaaatattgtgtgtaaaattattatctacggaaccctagacCGGAGGAGCGAGgccctactcgcacttgaccggttttttaaagattccgctggaaatttcaataatattttcttggtGCATACAATACATCTcagtgtaaaaaatgtttctgcaaataaagaatctGAAGAATTGAATCTACACACAGGAACAGGCTGACAATGAAATGAGGTCCAAAAATTTATCTCCCTTTTTACTCCAATATAAAAATTCCGATGATACAACAGTGTGAACATTACCGCAATCATACATACAGGGTGAACCAggacgctagcaaaaattttgcgttattattatactaccttaacacaatccaatgccaataaccatttgtctttatcgttttagtgatttagtatttttcaaaccagcattgtatagcgtgcaaaactcgggtcaatgccccaactaagacgcggcattgacttcgaatgatctatttacggaacgtccGTTAACCTctaacgtcagtcagatgttttatttgcaatatggtatgaacttataaaaaaaaacaggatttttcaattattttttcgtagttttttttaggGTATCTTAGGTAatcatcagtaggtaggtactatcacctgcttttattgtttttgttagcgttctgtTTACATCCTGTATACAAAATTGCGCGCAAATCAAGTAATTATCAAGATAATATTACGATATCGATAAAAAAGCAATAAAACACAGGTCTTAAGATACTGCGACGGTCGAGTTTACGATCTGATAAAGCGATTGTAGTTAATTGCCCAAATTGAATAAGTAAGGAAGCGCGGCGGAGACTTCTGGCGACCGACGTGAACTGTCCCCGAGCCATGACGTTGTGGAGAGTGTCTGTTGCGGTGGCGGCGCTGCTGTGCGCGGCGAAAGCGGGCCGCGACCGCTTCCATCCCGAGCCGAGCGTCGAGACCGGCGCGCGCGCAGCCTCGCCGGACGAGGCGCACGAGTGGTACTGGTATGCATACcagtattctttattttattctatttttacttGCTTACTTTTAGCGCAGTGTGGAACGACATCCGACCTgaactgacgaccttaagaagatagcgggcaGTGGGTGGGTGAgtaaggcggaggatcgtgtgtggtggcgcgctcttgggcaTTCCGCCAATGGACTGTGGACGCAAACAAGCTGATTGATGGATTGATTTACCCACTTATTAAATTATCATACTAACCCTATCTATTAACCACATACGCTGTGCTTACTTATATTCTATCTTATCTTTAATACTGTCCGAAACTTCTGACtccacggaagaccagcgctgagcctgcgttcccgacacaggcgcaggAAAGCacacgttgcactattgtcgtacccactcccgGCACAAGATTTACGCTTACTTGGAGTGagaaggggagtattagtcatgaatcatgattagcatggctgatattctttaaaaaaatactgagTAGAGACCATTTTCGTACCACACACGCATCTCATCTTATTTCGAGCTTATGATATTGTGTTATTCCTGAACATTCTtttaacacacacacatacacacaaactttcacctttataatatataagtgtgattatttattatcttacttctgtggcaccaaataaacactttttctttctttcttttggTATGCGGAGGCGTACGAGTCGATCGGTCCGCTGCACGCGCGGCGACGTGCCGAGCGGGTGCGCGCGCGCAACGTGGTGATGTTCCTGGGCGACGGCATGTCCGTGCCCACGCTGGCGGCCGCGCGCGCGCTGCTCGGCCAGCGCGAGCAGCGCCCTGGCGAGGAGGCGCAGCTCTCCTTCGAGGCCTTCCCCACCGTCGGGCTCGCGAAGGTGCCGACCAATTTATCTAGTgattttttgttgatttataTCTCCTAAGATAATACCTCGGTATGCTTACAGCAACgccaaacgagcaggcgggtcacagAGTTATTAACTTTTTTTGGAAACAATCagctatacatattacataattttaaccTTAGTCTAGATCAATACAGTAAGCCATAGAGTTTTAACAAAAACCAGGATTCATAACTTACTAGTACATTTCCCGATCGGGTAGACCCTTATTTAATTTTGGCTCGCATACAACAGTTATAAGCAGTTGCAGTTTCAATCAGGAAACATTAGATCCCTGATTTTTGCAATTATGTCGCAAAGTTCAGGAAATGCAGTATAATCGAGCGTGCTGTTTGTCGGCAGACCTACTGCGTGAACAGGCAGACGGCGGACTCGGCGTGCTCGGCGACAGCGTACCTGTGCGGCGTGAAGGCCAACGGCGGCACGTTGGGGCTGACAGCCGCTGTGCCGCGCCGCGACTGCAACGCGTCCCTCGTGCCCGCCGCGCGCCTGGCGTCCATTGCCGCTTGGGCGTTGGCGGACGGCCGCGACGCCGGTAAGGCCCGCGCAGCGCGCCTCGGGTCATCGCGCGGG
Proteins encoded in this window:
- the LOC123878453 gene encoding piggyBac transposable element-derived protein 4-like — translated: MSKKQGYTDEELRRILEESDYEQNDQSNSSDEQENEAEENSDVPDFDNDDSVADPDFFPSDLSSECLDISQLANSHILHPNQTHSPSQSMPTEQLFDSDIFEGTATSHPSTSRNFFDDNSNDPSHQFQTTVPPSSDSDDDSDTERNTGPRTGIRPTTERGMKEHDEQEGWSYEIHPLDRQIFSSAGDLIHIENIPETADVFTIFSILVDDNVFDLMIEQTNIYAEQLITTNSGGRLRRWKPVNREEMKKFLGIYLLTGIIKFPTLECYWKKDPIFYHPLMHNIKMSYNRFTAILRCWHFVDNTAERDVNDRLYKVKPVIDIVMRNCRKLLSPKDCIVVDESMVPFQGRLLIRQYNPNKTHKYGLKIYKATTDDGYVWKYKVYTGQDPQIANLDKPGSVVVELCEELLDQGRMIIADNWYTSLPLAQYLLQRKTDLCGTLRKNRKNLPLLVKNKKLKRGELIAAQKNNVTILTGDSFRDEQTMCTGRNQRLKPNMILEYNDRKKGIDLSDELASYYSPIRKTLTCKEARRRLLATDVNCPRAMTLWRVSVAVAALLCAAKAGRDRFHPEPSVETGARAASPDEAHEWYCAVWNDIRPELTTLRR